In a single window of the Pontibacter russatus genome:
- a CDS encoding iron-containing alcohol dehydrogenase, translated as MNNFTFYNPVKILFGKGQISAIAKEIPADARVMMTYGGGSIKKNGVYEQVMAALQNHTVLEFGNIEPNPHYETLMQAVDIAKRQKIDFVLAVGGGSVIDGTKFIVAAMAYEGEDPWDLLAKHAPVQAAVPFGTVLTLPGTGSEMNASAVITRVATKEKFSFGSPHTFPKFSVLDPETTFTLPPRQISNGVVDAFTHVLEQYLTYPVNAPLQDRMAEAVLLTLREEGPKALLAPKNYDVMANIMWSAAMALNGVIRVGVPTDWATHYIGHELTALHGIDHARTLAVVLPALLRYKSGTKKEKLLQYGERVWGVSAGTEDERLEATLQATISFFESMDIKTKLTDYEVGEDTIKTIVGRLEERGMKNLGERADIQVTDVEKILEMSL; from the coding sequence ATGAACAATTTCACATTTTACAACCCTGTAAAAATACTTTTCGGCAAAGGGCAGATCAGCGCCATCGCCAAAGAGATACCTGCCGATGCCCGCGTGATGATGACCTACGGCGGGGGCAGCATCAAGAAGAATGGCGTATACGAGCAGGTGATGGCCGCCCTGCAAAACCATACGGTGCTTGAGTTCGGCAACATAGAGCCAAACCCGCACTACGAGACGCTGATGCAGGCCGTGGACATAGCCAAACGCCAGAAGATAGATTTTGTGCTGGCGGTGGGCGGGGGCTCCGTGATTGACGGCACCAAGTTCATTGTGGCGGCCATGGCCTACGAGGGAGAAGATCCCTGGGACCTGCTGGCAAAGCACGCGCCGGTTCAAGCTGCGGTGCCGTTCGGCACGGTGCTCACGCTGCCCGGCACAGGCTCTGAAATGAATGCCAGCGCCGTGATTACGCGGGTGGCCACGAAAGAGAAGTTCTCCTTTGGCAGCCCCCATACCTTCCCGAAATTCTCGGTGCTGGACCCGGAGACCACCTTCACCTTGCCGCCGCGGCAGATAAGCAACGGCGTGGTGGATGCTTTTACGCATGTGCTGGAGCAATACCTGACCTACCCCGTGAACGCGCCGCTGCAGGACCGGATGGCGGAGGCCGTATTGCTGACGCTGAGGGAGGAGGGACCCAAGGCGCTGCTGGCCCCGAAGAACTATGACGTGATGGCCAACATCATGTGGAGCGCAGCGATGGCCCTGAACGGCGTCATCAGGGTTGGCGTGCCCACCGACTGGGCCACGCATTATATCGGCCACGAACTGACAGCCCTGCACGGAATCGACCATGCGCGTACGCTCGCTGTGGTGCTACCCGCGCTGCTGCGCTACAAGAGCGGCACCAAAAAAGAGAAACTGCTGCAGTACGGCGAGCGCGTATGGGGTGTGAGCGCTGGTACAGAGGACGAACGGCTGGAGGCCACCCTGCAGGCCACTATTTCCTTTTTTGAGTCGATGGACATCAAAACCAAACTGACGGACTACGAAGTGGGGGAAGACACGATCAAAACTATCGTCGGGCGGTTAGAAGAGCGGGGCATGAAAAACCTCGGTGAGCGGGCCGACATACAGGTGACAGATGTGGAGAAGATTCTGGAAATGAGCCTGTAA